Genomic DNA from Thiosocius teredinicola:
GGCTTGCGCGACGGGCAGTTCGAATTGTTCTTCCAACCGGTATTGACGATCAAGGACGGGCGCGTGCTCGGCGCCGAGGTTCTGCTGCGTTGGCGCCACCCTACCGCTGGCCTGATCGCTCCCACGGAGTTTCTGCCGTACATCGAAAACGGCGCATTGATGCTGAAGCTCGACGATTGGGTGCTGCTCGAATCGTGCGGCCTGCTCGGCAGGATTCAAAACGACCCGGATATGCAAACACCCGAACGGCTCGCCATCAACATCAGCCACCAGCAGTTCGTGCAGGCAGAGTTCGTTGACCGCATCCGCGAGATCACCGAACTGACCGGCGCCGACCCCAAACGACTGCAGTTCGAGATCACCGAGACCATGCTGATCAAGGACACCAAGGAATCCGTCGACCGCATGAACGCCCTGCGCCAGCTCGGTATCAACTTCGCGATCGACGATTTCGGTACCGGCTATTCATCGCTCGCCGATCTGCGTCAGCTCCCGATCGACACGATCAAGATCGATCGCACGTTCATCCGCGACCTGGCGAGTGACCCGAACGATGCCGCCATTGTGCGCGCCATCCTGTCGATGGCCCACCATATCGGCGTCAACGCGATCGCTGAAGGCGTGGAAACGCGCGAGCAGTTACAGTTTCTGCGTGATGCCGACTGCGCGTATTACCAGGGATATCTCGGCAGGCCGCCATTGGACCGCGAGACTTTCATGGAAGAGCTGCGCTACAGTGCAGAACTCTATACGCGAAACGCATCACCGTCCGAGCAAGCCGATCTCACCTAAGCTGCCCCTGATACGATCACATGCGAACGAGGCAATCATGAAGACCAAAACCTGGCTGTCGATGTTGGCCCTGTTGCTGTGCTCAGCGGCCGTGAATGCCGGCTGGGATCCGGCAGACAACGCAAGACTGTTGCGTGAGGCGCCGAAGACAGTCGCCACGTTTCGCGCTGCCGACCCGTCGCTGCGCCGCTTCTTCGACAGCGCCGCCGGCTGGGCGGTGTTCCCCACCGTCGGCAAAGGCGGCTTCGTGCTGGGCGGGGCCTATGGCAAAGGGGTGGTCTACAGTGGCGGTACAGCGGTCGGTTTCACCGAGCTCAAGCAGGTCAGCGTCGGCTTGCAGGTCGGCGGCCAGACATACAGCGAATTGATCTTCTTCCGCGACCAGGCCGCACTCGAACGCTTCAAGACCGAGAAACTGGAGTTCGATGCACAGGTGTCCGCCATTGCAGCCGACAAAGGCGCCGCGGCGAGCGCCGATTATCACTCCGGCGTCGCCGTGTTTACCAAACCGAAAAGTGGCCTGATGGCCGAGGCATCGGTCGGCGGGCAGAGTTTCAGTTTCTCGCCGCGCTGACCTGTCGAACGACTTACTTGGCGGTACTGAGCAGTTCCCGGCGCATGCCGAGCTGTTGTTCAAAGAAGCGGATCATCGCCTTCTCGTAGGCACAATCGCCATCCGGCCCGATCTGGTCGAGCCGTTTTTCGAGCGCCGCGATCTCTTCTTCGAGGCGTTCTGCCGCAGTCCCTACCAGCGGCTGCTGGGTCGCACGCATCCGACGTGTTTGCATAATCATGGTCTCTTGCTTATCTGAAAGAAGCGTAGCCGCGCTGCGTGAAAGCTGTGTGACAGCGTTATCAGTCCCGGCGCAGGGCATCCGAGACGGCAATCGGTGTTGGGAACCGCAGCACAACCAGGTAAGAAGAGACCAGAAATGTGAGCAGTGTCGATAGCTGGATCAGGTAAGACGCTTCGGCGCTGATTACCCGGTTTTCCAGCGCCAGCACCGCCACCAGCAGCGAGAACTCGCTCATCTGGCCGAGGCGGAATCCGACCTCATGGGAGCGCTTCTCGGATTCGCCGGTGCGCAGCAGCAGCCAGCGGAAGACCGGCGGTTTGAGCAGCATCAGGGCCCCGGCCAACAACAACGCCGGCATGATGACCTGCCCGATCATGCCGACATCGAAACCCGCACCCAGCGAGAAGAAGAACAGCACCAGGAAGAAATCGCGCAGCGGTTTCAGGCTCTCGGCGATAAACATGGCAATCGGGCTCGATGCAAGCACGACACCGGCGATGAAGGCGCCGATCTCTGCGGACAAGCCCAGCAGCCCGGCCAACTCGGCCATGCTCATGCACCAGCCGATGGTCATCAGAAAGATGTATTCCTGGATCTTGTCGAATTTACGGATCAGGCGGATCAACACGTAGCGTTCGAACAGCCAGGCAAAAGCGATCAAGGCGGGCAAGGCAATCAACAGTTTGATGATGTCGCCGACCTGCACGCTGCCCTCGGCGCTACCCTGCACCACCAGCAACATCACGATGGCGAACAGGTCCTGCAGCAACAGGATGCTGATGATGACCTCGCCGGTACGCTGATGGTGCAGCATCGTCGTCGGCAGCAGTTTCAATCCGACAATGGTGCTCGAAAAGGCCGCGGTACCGCCGATCAGCAGGCTCTCGGTCACGTCGAACCCGAAGGCCAGCGAGATGCCGAAGCCGGTGGCAAGGAACACCAGTGAACTGAGCACAGTGACTTCGGTGGTCTTGGCAACCATGCGAAACAGTTCCTGCGGCTGCAGATTCAGACCAAGCAGAAACAGCAAAAACATGATGCCGAACTCGGAGATGCTGCGAATCAACTCCGGATCGGTGACCAAACCGAGTGCCGACGGGCCAAGCAACGCCCCGAGCACGATATACGCCACCAACAGCGACTGGCGGGCAAACAAGGCCAATGTCGCGAACAGCGCCGCGCCGGCGAAGATCAGAAAGATGGCAAAAACGATGGGGTCGTGTGCCATGGAGAGCTCAGACCTGGGGATTCAACGCGACGACCGTGAACCCCCTGTCGACCAGGCGTGGAAGCAGCGCGTATCGGACGACGCCGGCGCGCAGCTTGCTGAGAGGACAATACACCTGACAGATCATCATCGTGGAGATCATAGTAAGTCGTGCGAAAAAAAACACCCGCCGAATGGCGGGTGCGTCGAGTATCTCAAGCTTGTTGTTGTTTTCAGCGCTTAACTTTCTTTGGCTGCCTCGGCCGATGCCTTGGATACCGACTTCCTGCTCGGCTTGCTCTTGCAATGAGCGGCCACGGTACGGCCATCTTTGCGCTCGTAGCTGTCTACCCAGGTGCACTCGCTCGATGCCGAGCAGGCATTCTGTTCGATGCCCTTGCACTGGCTGGCGGCACCGGCGGTGAACGACAGACCGAGCAACACGGCAGCGGTGGCGACGCGGATGGAAACAGATGCGATAGATAGGTTCATGCTTGACTCCTTGTTAGCATTGCGAGTGCGGATCCGTGCACTCGGACGCCATTCTAACCGAGTCGACCCCGCTGAACAGGGTCTGTCAGCGAGGGCAGTCGTTAGCTTCGCATTGGCGCCCATCAACCCAGATGGCGCCGTCGAATTTCGCGCCCGTCCAGCGCGCCCCCCCGATGCGCGCCGCACCCAGGTCGGCAAAACTCAGATCGGCGCCGCTCAGATCGGCGTTGGTCAGATCGGCGGAGCGCAGATTGGCGCCCTTGAGGCTGGCGCCTTTGAGATTCGCATAAGAAAGGTCGGTTGACGTCAAGTCAATGTAGTTCAGGTTGGCGTTGCTCAGATCGGCCTCCGCCAGCTTGGCATCTACCAGCGCGGCGTTGCTGAGGTTGGCGCCGGACATCGTTGCTGCACGCAGATCGACGCCGCTCAGGCGACAGCTCTCGTAGTTCACCCCGGGTGCCGGCGATGCACTGCAGTCGCGTTGCGTTGCCTCGTCCTGCTCACCGACCAGCATCACCAGACCGGTCAGCGCAACGACCAGGACGACGACGACCACGATGCTGCGCACAGCACGCAATCGGTCGCCGCGGCGCTCATCGGCCTCCTCGGCCTCGAGTTCGGCACCCTCGGCACGCATCTGCAGCGGCACCACCTCCTTGACCTGGCCGATCCGCCGCCATTCCTTCTTGTCGGCACTCACTTCATCGTCGAGCTGCAATTTGCCTTCGAGCACATAGTGGCGCACGCGCGTGCTGCTGAACGGTCCGCGAACCGCCTTGCCGCGTTTTACATACCATTCCAGACCACTACCCTTGGCCTTGTGTGCCGACATCCGGGTTCCTTACGCTGATCGTACCTATAATGAATTTAGCGGCATGCCTGCCGATAACTTGTGAATGGCAATCCTCACATCACAACCAGCGTGAAGATAACCAAGACCCTACAGCCGCTGATCGACGCCACGCGCGGCAACATACCGTCGCTGCTCAAGCAATTGCAGGTCGGCCAGACGGTGCAGGCCAAGGTCCTGGCGCAGCTTCAACCCAACCTCGTGCGCCTGCAAATCGCCACCACCGAGCTGTTGGCGCGTACCCCGATGACACTGCGCCCTGGCACCAAGCTCCAACTGGAGGTCACCAAAGGTCAGCCGTTGCCCGAGCTGCGTATCGTCCGGCAGCCGGACATGCGCGACCACCAGATGCGCGCCCTCAAGTCCGCCATGTCGCAACAGCTGCCGCCCGACGAGATCCGTCAGGCAGTGCGCCAGATGCGACCGGAGGTGCAACAGTCACCGCGCCATGCCGAGCTGTTCCGCCAGCTCAGCAGCACCTTGCAGAATGCCGGGCTGCGCTGGGATCAGATCAATCCGGCGCAACTGCAGCGGGCGCTCTCACTGAGTGGCCTGTACCACGAGGCGAATCTTGCGGCCGGACAGCCGGCCAATCCTGCCGACGCCAAGGTTCAACTGCTGAACTTGCTCAACCTGCTGCGCGGCGGCATCACAGGTGAACCCAAAGGCGGCAACCCGGCACCTGCCGGCCAAGAGGCGCAGGTCGCACGGCAAGGTGCCGACGATGGCTTGATCTCGCGAATGATCCGTCTGGTCGAGGCATCGATCGCACGTATCCAACTACAGCAGGCGGGCGCCCTGCCGGTCGACGAACAGCAACGTCAGGCCTGGCAGATCGATCTGCCGATCAAGCTACCGGACGAGACCCACGAAACCAGGCTGCGGATCGAACGTGAGCGCCGTGAAGACAACGACGGGGCGAAAACGCCATGGGCCGTCAACCTGGCGTTCGAATTCGACACCATCGGCACCTTGCAGTGTCGGATCGGCCTGGCCGGTGACCGGGTGTCCGCGACCTTCTGGAGTGAACGCCCCCTGACCCACAACAAGGTCGAGGCCGGCCTGCCCGATCTGCGGACGGCATTCGAGGCGCAGGGTCTCGAGGTTGTGCACCTGGCCGGCGTGCTCGGCGATCCCCCGGAACCCATGATCCACATCCCCCGCCCCGACGGACTGGTGGACGAGCGCGCCTGATGAAACGCGGCAAGCAGACAGTAGGCGGCAAGAGCGATATCGCCGTCGCCCTGCACTACGACGGCAGGAACACCCCGCGGGTGACCGCCAAGGGCGAAAACCAGGTTGCCGACCGCATCATTACCGCGGCCGAAGAGGCCGGCATACCGCTGTACCCGGACCCGGAACTGGCGATGATCCTGTCGCAGATTCCACTCGGTGAAGAAATACCGGACAACCTGTACAAGGCGATTGCCGAGGTGATTGCGTTTGCCTACATCCTGGCCGGCAAGTTCCCGGAGGGTTTCATACCGCCGGAAGACGAAGCCGACGTGGTTGCCTGAATACGGCGGGCCTCAATGCGCCAGGATCTGGCTGAGGAACAGTTTGGTGCGATCTGAGCGCGGGTTGTTGAAGAACGGCTCCGGCTTGTTCTGCTCAATGATCTCGCCGCCGTCCATAAAGATCACGCGGTTGGCCACCGTCTTGGCGAAACCCATCTCGTGCGTAACGCACAACATCGTCATGCCGCTTTCGGCGAGTTCGATCATCGTGTCGAGCACTTCCTTGATCATCTCGGGATCGAGTGCGGAGGTCGGTTCGTCGAACAGCATGATGCTGGGGTTCATGCACAGGCTGCGGGCAATCGCGACCCGCTGCTGCTGCCCACCCGACAACTGACCCGGATACTTCTTGGCCTGCTCCGGAATCTTGACCTTTTCCAGGTATTCCATCGCAATCGCCTCGGCCTCCTTGCGCGGCATCTTGCGCACCCAGATGGGAGCCAGACAGCAGTTCTCCAGCACGGTCAGGTGCGGAAACAGGTTGAAGTGCTGAAACACCATACCGACTTCGCGCCGGATCTGGTCGATGTTCTTGATGTCTTCGTTGAGCTCGGTACCGTCGACAACGATCTGCCCGCGCTGGTGTTCTTCCAGCCGGTTGATGCAGCGAATCATGGTCGACTTGCCCGAACCCGACGGCCCGCAGATGACGATGCGCTCACCCTTGTTCACCGTCAGGTTGATGTCCTTGAGCACATGGAACTGGCCGTACCATTTATGCACACCGTTGAGTTGGATCATGACCCGATCGGACACTTTCATTGCCGGTTGTGAGCTTGTCGAATCAGACATCGTTGCCTCCGGGCATCAACGTTTGTGGCCGGTATGCAGCTTGCGCTCCAGGGCCATGCTGTAGCGCGACATACCGAAACAGAATATCCAATAGACGAACGCCGCAAAGGTCAGGCCCTCGATGGCGAATCCGAGCCAGTTCGGGTCGGCCAGCGCCGCCTGAATCATCGCCAGCATATCGAACAGGCCGATGATCAATACCAGCGTCGTGTCTTTGAACAGGGCGATGAAGGTATTGACGATGCCGGGTATCACCAGCTTCAACGCCTGCGGCAGAATGATCAGCCCCATGCTGTGCCAATAGCTCAGGCCGAGCGCTTGGGCCGCCTCGTATTGGCCTTTGGGAATCGCCTGCAGGCCACTGCGCACAACCTCGGCCATGTAGGCCGACTGGAACAATGAGATGCCGATCATGGCGCGCAGCAGCTTGTCGAAATGGGTGCCTTCGGGCAGGAACAGGGGCAGCATCACCGACGACATGAACAGCACGGTGATCAGCGGCACGCCACGCCAGAACTCGATGAACACGACCGACAGCGCCTTGACGATCGGCATGTTCGAACGTCGACCAAGTGCCAGCAGGATGCCGAGCGGCAATGATGCCGCCATGCCTACCGATGACAGGATCAAGGTCAGTGTCAGTCCGCCCCAGCGGCTGGTCTCAACATACGATAGGCCGAACGCGCCACCGGAGAACAGGTAGAACGCAATAATCGGATAGCCGACCAGGATGAACAGGCCGAGTTGCAGTTTCCAGGGGAATTGCTTGATGAACAGCGGAATCATCAACAGCACCAGCAGCACGCCGGCCAGATTGATCCGCCAATACTCGGATTCCGGATAGAGCCCGTACATGAACTGATTGAAGCGTACACCGACGAATACCCAGCAGGCGCCGTCACTGTCTTCACAGGCCGCACGGGTTTCACCGACCCAACTGGCATCGATAAACGCCCACTGCACCAGCGGCGGCACGGTGACGTAGAGCAGGTACATGGCCGCCAGCGTCAACAAGGCGTTCGGCAATGACGAAAACAGGTTGGATTTCAGCCAACCCAAAACGCCGACACTCGTGCTCGGCGGTGGCAGATCCGGTTGCGGTATATGGCTGCTCATCGGTCTACCTTTCCACCAACTGCTTGCGCTTGTTGTACCAGTTCATGAACAAGGAGATCACGAGGCTGATCGCCAGGTAGACCCCCATCGTCATTGCGATCACCTCGACTGCCTGGCCGGTCTGGTTGAGCGTGGTACCGGCGAATACGTTGACCAGGTCCGGATAGCCGATGGCGGTCGCCAGCGACGAGTTCTTGGTCAGGTTCAGGTATTGGCTGGTGAGCTGCGGAATGATCACGCGCATCGCCTGCGGAATGATCACCAGTTTCAACGTGACCTTCGGGCGCAAGCCCAGTGCATAGGCCGCCTCGGTCTGGCCGTGACTGACCGACTGGATGCCCGAGCGCACCGCCTCGGCGATGAATGCCGCGGTGTAGATACTCAGCGCCAGGGTCAGCGCAGCCAGTTCGGGGATCACTTCCAGGCCACCGCGGAAATTGAAACCACCGAGCACCGGATAGTCCCAGTGCAGCGGCGATCCGCTGGCGAAAAACGCCAATAACGGCGCACCGATAATCAGGCCGGTCGATACCCATCCACTCGGGAATTGCTTGCCGGTCGCCTCCTGGCGCTTGTGCGCCCAGCGCACCAGCACGATTGCGCCGGCAATCGCCGCGACCAGGGCGACGATCACCATCATGAAGCCGTCTTCGGCCACCGGCTTGGGCACGAACAAGCCGCGGTTGTTGAGAAACACCGATTCACCGACACTCAGGCTTTCGCGCGGTCGCGGCAGCGGACGCAACACCGCGAAGTACCAGAACATGATCTGCAGCAGCAACGGAATGTTGCGGAAGGTCTCGATGTAAACGGTCGCCAGCTTGGCGACCAGCCAGTTATGCGACAGACGCGCCACACCGATAAAAAAGCCGAGCAGCGTCGCGAAAAAGATACCGAGACCGGCTACCAACAAGGTATTCAGCAGACCGACGACAAACGTTCGGCCGTAGGTGTAGGTCTCGTCGTACGGGATCAGGCTCTGCAGGATGCCGAAACCTGCCTCGTTCGACAGAAAATCGAAGCCTGTGGTAATGCCACGCTGCTGCATGTTCTGCAGCGTGTTGCTGAGCAGGTAGTGGCCGAAGGCGATGAGGGCAACGACCAGAATGATCTGAAACAGGGTGGCGCGGAAAACCGGATGTCGCCACAACGGCACCTTGGAAGAAGACTGCGACAGATTCTCTGACGGCATATTGTTATTCTGATTTGTGGGTAGTGCTGCCCATCCCTGCGATTGTGTTCGCAGGGATGGGCATTAGCTACACCTGGGACGGCTTCAGCGAATCGGCGGCGCGTACTGAATGCCGCCTTTGCTCCACAGCGCGTTCAGGCCACGCGAGATACCCAGCGGACTGCCCTTGCCGACATTGCGCTCGAACACCTCGTCGTAGTTACCGACCAACTTGATGATGTTATAGCCCCACTCATCCGGCAGGCCCATCCATTCGCCCTTGACGCCTTCGAGGCCCAGCAGGCGGCGGATGTTCGGGTCGGTGCTGCTGCCCTTCATCTCGTCGACGTTCTGCGAGGACACGCCGAGTTCTTCGGCGTTGACCATGGCGAACAGCGACCACTTGACGATATTGAACCACTCGTCGTCGCCTTGACGCACGACCGGGCCCAGCGGCTCTTTGGAGATGACTTCGGGCAACACAATCGCGCTCTCCGGGTTGCCCAGCTTGATGCGCAACGCATACAGCTGAGACTGGTCCGAGGTCAGCGCATCACAACGCCCGGCTTCGAAGGCCTTGATCGTTTGATCCGAGGTGTCGAAGGTGATCGGCGTGTAGTTCATCTTGTTGGTACGGAAGTAATCCGCAAGGTTCAGCTCGGTGGTGGTGCCGGCCTGGATACAGAATGAAGCGCCATCCATCTCCAGCGCACTCTTGACGCCGAGGTTCTTGTTTACCAGGAAGCCCTGACCGTCGTAGTAGTTGACGCCGGTGAAGTTGAGACCGAGCGACGTATCACGGGTATAGGTCCAGGTCGTGTTGCGCGGCAGCATGTCGATTTCGCCGGACTGCAGCGCAGTGAAGCGTTCCTTGGCGGTCAGCGGACTGTACTTGACCTTATCGGCATCGCCGAAGATCGCAGCCGAGACGGCGCGGCACATGTCGACGTCGATGCCGGTGAACTTGCCTTTGTCATCGGCGCTCGAAAAACCGGGCAGACCCGTGCTTACGCCGCACTGCACAAATCCTTTCTTCTTCACGGCATCCAGGGTCGCGCCTGCGTTCGCAGCAGTCGACATCGACAACGCGGCCGCCACGCCCAGAACGACAGTTAACTTTGCTTTCATGATGGTGGGTCTCCTCCCGTGTGCATCGAAATTCTTCGAGATTATTTGTTTATTCAACGACCGTGCCAAGACTGCCGTGGGTGCTGCTACTCGCATTTTCAGCACCGTTCGAGTGTGTCGCGCCCGGATGCGGGCGTCAAGGCAATACCGGGAATGGGGACATGGCGCCTGTCACCGGTGCGTCGCCGCATACGACGGCGACATGCTGGTGCAAGGCGATTCGATCGCGCCCCAGGACGGGGCCGGCAGAAGGCGCTATTTCAGGCTGTCGAGCAGTTTGCCCAGGCCCGTTTCATCGAGTACGGCAACCCCGAGATCCTGGGCCTTGGTGAGTTTCGAACCGGCCGCTTCACCGGCGACAACATAATCGGTTTTCTTGGACACGCTGCCCGAGACCTTGGCGCCGAGCGCGATCAGTCGGGCTTTTACCGCGTCGCGCGGCTCCGACAGGGTGCCGGTAAGCACGAACGTCTTGCCGTTCAGCGGCTGATCCTGTGCCTCGGCAACCTCGATCGCAGGCCAGTGAATGCCCTGCTTTACCAGCCGATCGATGACCTCACGGTTGTGCGATTGCTTGAAGAAGGTCACCAGCTTTTCGGCCAACACGTCACCAACGCCTTCGATCTTGACCGACGGGGTGTTGGCCAGCGCATCGGCATCGGCTTGCAACACGTCACCGACCGACTCGAAGCGCTCGGCGAGCAACAGGGCATGCGTATGGGTAAACCATTTCAGACCCGGCAGCGGCACGATCACCTCCGCGATGGGCGTCTTGCGATCGGCATGCTCTTCGAGCACCTCGCGCAGACGTTTGGCCTGACTCTGCTTGAGCTCGACCAGGTCCGTCAGACGCAGTGACATCACGGCGTCGAGCGTACCCAGCGCGTTGGCGATGTTGGCCGCCATGGTCTCGCCGATGCCGAGAATTCCGAGCGCGAACAGAAAGCGCGGCAGGGTCGTCTCGCGCGATTTGGCCAAGGCGTCGATCAGGTTCTGCGCCGATTTCTCGGCCATGCGATCCAGGCCGGCGAACTGCTCAACGCTCAGCTCGTACAGATCGGCAAGATCATCGACCATCTCACGGTCGACAAGCTGTTCGACCAGCTTGTCGCCCAATCCCTCGATGTCCATCGCGCGGCGTGAGGCGAAGTGCTTGATCGCCTCTTTGCGCTGCGCAGCGCAGTACAGACCACCGCTGCAGCGCGCGACGGCCTCACCTTCCGGTTTGATGACATCCGAGCCGCACACCGGGCAATGCGTCGGCATCATGACCGGCTTGGTTTTGTGCGGCCGCCTGTCCAGAACAACACTGACAACCTCGGGAATGACATCGCCGGCGCGGCGTACGAAAACGGTATCGCCCACCCGTACATCCTTGCGTGCGATCTCATCCATGTTGTGCAGCGTGGCATTGCTGACGGTCGCGCCGCCGACGAAGACCGGTGTCAGACGGGCGACCGGCGTGACGGCACCGGTCCGCCCGACCTGGAACTCGACCGCCTCGACAACGGTGATCTCTTCCTGAGCGGGAAACTTGTAGGCGATCGCCCAGCGCGGCGCGCGCGACACATAGCCCAGCGCCTGCTGATCGGCGACACGGTCGACCTTGAAAACCACGCCATCGATATCGTAGGCCAGCGCATCGCGGCGCTCAGCAATATCCGTGTAGTAAGCCGTACATGCTTCGAGCCCGACCATCACTTTCAGCTCCGGCGAGATCGGCAGGCCCCAGCCTTCGAGCAACGCCATGTTGCCGCTGTGGGTGTCGCCCATGTCATGGCCCTCGACCTCGCCAAGCCCATAGCAGAACATCGCCAACGGTCGACTCGCGGTGATCTTGGAGTCCAGTTGTCGCAGGCTGCCGGCGGCGGCATTGCGCGGATTGGCAAATTCCTTATCGCCCTGC
This window encodes:
- a CDS encoding amino acid ABC transporter substrate-binding protein → MKAKLTVVLGVAAALSMSTAANAGATLDAVKKKGFVQCGVSTGLPGFSSADDKGKFTGIDVDMCRAVSAAIFGDADKVKYSPLTAKERFTALQSGEIDMLPRNTTWTYTRDTSLGLNFTGVNYYDGQGFLVNKNLGVKSALEMDGASFCIQAGTTTELNLADYFRTNKMNYTPITFDTSDQTIKAFEAGRCDALTSDQSQLYALRIKLGNPESAIVLPEVISKEPLGPVVRQGDDEWFNIVKWSLFAMVNAEELGVSSQNVDEMKGSSTDPNIRRLLGLEGVKGEWMGLPDEWGYNIIKLVGNYDEVFERNVGKGSPLGISRGLNALWSKGGIQYAPPIR
- the fliK gene encoding flagellar hook-length control protein FliK, which produces MKITKTLQPLIDATRGNIPSLLKQLQVGQTVQAKVLAQLQPNLVRLQIATTELLARTPMTLRPGTKLQLEVTKGQPLPELRIVRQPDMRDHQMRALKSAMSQQLPPDEIRQAVRQMRPEVQQSPRHAELFRQLSSTLQNAGLRWDQINPAQLQRALSLSGLYHEANLAAGQPANPADAKVQLLNLLNLLRGGITGEPKGGNPAPAGQEAQVARQGADDGLISRMIRLVEASIARIQLQQAGALPVDEQQRQAWQIDLPIKLPDETHETRLRIERERREDNDGAKTPWAVNLAFEFDTIGTLQCRIGLAGDRVSATFWSERPLTHNKVEAGLPDLRTAFEAQGLEVVHLAGVLGDPPEPMIHIPRPDGLVDERA
- a CDS encoding cation:proton antiporter domain-containing protein; translation: MAHDPIVFAIFLIFAGAALFATLALFARQSLLVAYIVLGALLGPSALGLVTDPELIRSISEFGIMFLLFLLGLNLQPQELFRMVAKTTEVTVLSSLVFLATGFGISLAFGFDVTESLLIGGTAAFSSTIVGLKLLPTTMLHHQRTGEVIISILLLQDLFAIVMLLVVQGSAEGSVQVGDIIKLLIALPALIAFAWLFERYVLIRLIRKFDKIQEYIFLMTIGWCMSMAELAGLLGLSAEIGAFIAGVVLASSPIAMFIAESLKPLRDFFLVLFFFSLGAGFDVGMIGQVIMPALLLAGALMLLKPPVFRWLLLRTGESEKRSHEVGFRLGQMSEFSLLVAVLALENRVISAEASYLIQLSTLLTFLVSSYLVVLRFPTPIAVSDALRRD
- a CDS encoding EscU/YscU/HrcU family type III secretion system export apparatus switch protein, translating into MKRGKQTVGGKSDIAVALHYDGRNTPRVTAKGENQVADRIITAAEEAGIPLYPDPELAMILSQIPLGEEIPDNLYKAIAEVIAFAYILAGKFPEGFIPPEDEADVVA
- the ligA gene encoding NAD-dependent DNA ligase LigA gives rise to the protein MSKKPSPQAEITSLRELIERYNHRYYVLDDPEVPDAEYDRVFRALQELERQHPDLITLDSPTQRVGGAPLSAFEEVKHRLPMLSLDNALSAESMADFDRRVRERLKLDGEVGYAAEPKLDGLAISIRYEDGVLVQAATRGDGTRGENVTQNVKTIKSVPLRLKGKGWPPVLEVRGEIFMPKAGFAKLNARQRAQGDKEFANPRNAAAGSLRQLDSKITASRPLAMFCYGLGEVEGHDMGDTHSGNMALLEGWGLPISPELKVMVGLEACTAYYTDIAERRDALAYDIDGVVFKVDRVADQQALGYVSRAPRWAIAYKFPAQEEITVVEAVEFQVGRTGAVTPVARLTPVFVGGATVSNATLHNMDEIARKDVRVGDTVFVRRAGDVIPEVVSVVLDRRPHKTKPVMMPTHCPVCGSDVIKPEGEAVARCSGGLYCAAQRKEAIKHFASRRAMDIEGLGDKLVEQLVDREMVDDLADLYELSVEQFAGLDRMAEKSAQNLIDALAKSRETTLPRFLFALGILGIGETMAANIANALGTLDAVMSLRLTDLVELKQSQAKRLREVLEEHADRKTPIAEVIVPLPGLKWFTHTHALLLAERFESVGDVLQADADALANTPSVKIEGVGDVLAEKLVTFFKQSHNREVIDRLVKQGIHWPAIEVAEAQDQPLNGKTFVLTGTLSEPRDAVKARLIALGAKVSGSVSKKTDYVVAGEAAGSKLTKAQDLGVAVLDETGLGKLLDSLK
- a CDS encoding amino acid ABC transporter permease; this translates as MSSHIPQPDLPPPSTSVGVLGWLKSNLFSSLPNALLTLAAMYLLYVTVPPLVQWAFIDASWVGETRAACEDSDGACWVFVGVRFNQFMYGLYPESEYWRINLAGVLLVLLMIPLFIKQFPWKLQLGLFILVGYPIIAFYLFSGGAFGLSYVETSRWGGLTLTLILSSVGMAASLPLGILLALGRRSNMPIVKALSVVFIEFWRGVPLITVLFMSSVMLPLFLPEGTHFDKLLRAMIGISLFQSAYMAEVVRSGLQAIPKGQYEAAQALGLSYWHSMGLIILPQALKLVIPGIVNTFIALFKDTTLVLIIGLFDMLAMIQAALADPNWLGFAIEGLTFAAFVYWIFCFGMSRYSMALERKLHTGHKR
- a CDS encoding pentapeptide repeat-containing protein is translated as MSAHKAKGSGLEWYVKRGKAVRGPFSSTRVRHYVLEGKLQLDDEVSADKKEWRRIGQVKEVVPLQMRAEGAELEAEEADERRGDRLRAVRSIVVVVVLVVALTGLVMLVGEQDEATQRDCSASPAPGVNYESCRLSGVDLRAATMSGANLSNAALVDAKLAEADLSNANLNYIDLTSTDLSYANLKGASLKGANLRSADLTNADLSGADLSFADLGAARIGGARWTGAKFDGAIWVDGRQCEANDCPR
- a CDS encoding lipid-binding SYLF domain-containing protein, coding for MKTKTWLSMLALLLCSAAVNAGWDPADNARLLREAPKTVATFRAADPSLRRFFDSAAGWAVFPTVGKGGFVLGGAYGKGVVYSGGTAVGFTELKQVSVGLQVGGQTYSELIFFRDQAALERFKTEKLEFDAQVSAIAADKGAAASADYHSGVAVFTKPKSGLMAEASVGGQSFSFSPR
- a CDS encoding amino acid ABC transporter permease; amino-acid sequence: MPSENLSQSSSKVPLWRHPVFRATLFQIILVVALIAFGHYLLSNTLQNMQQRGITTGFDFLSNEAGFGILQSLIPYDETYTYGRTFVVGLLNTLLVAGLGIFFATLLGFFIGVARLSHNWLVAKLATVYIETFRNIPLLLQIMFWYFAVLRPLPRPRESLSVGESVFLNNRGLFVPKPVAEDGFMMVIVALVAAIAGAIVLVRWAHKRQEATGKQFPSGWVSTGLIIGAPLLAFFASGSPLHWDYPVLGGFNFRGGLEVIPELAALTLALSIYTAAFIAEAVRSGIQSVSHGQTEAAYALGLRPKVTLKLVIIPQAMRVIIPQLTSQYLNLTKNSSLATAIGYPDLVNVFAGTTLNQTGQAVEVIAMTMGVYLAISLVISLFMNWYNKRKQLVER
- a CDS encoding amino acid ABC transporter ATP-binding protein, whose product is MSDSTSSQPAMKVSDRVMIQLNGVHKWYGQFHVLKDINLTVNKGERIVICGPSGSGKSTMIRCINRLEEHQRGQIVVDGTELNEDIKNIDQIRREVGMVFQHFNLFPHLTVLENCCLAPIWVRKMPRKEAEAIAMEYLEKVKIPEQAKKYPGQLSGGQQQRVAIARSLCMNPSIMLFDEPTSALDPEMIKEVLDTMIELAESGMTMLCVTHEMGFAKTVANRVIFMDGGEIIEQNKPEPFFNNPRSDRTKLFLSQILAH